One segment of Niabella beijingensis DNA contains the following:
- the rplC gene encoding 50S ribosomal protein L3 gives MKGIIGKKLGMTSIYDPSGKQTACTIIEAGPCVVTQVKTSESDGYNALQISFGDKKENRVSQPEKNHFAKANTSAKKFSKEFRDYSLEKNLGDTITVDIFEEGEKVDVVGTTKGKGFQGVVKRHGFHGVGEQSHGQHDRQRAPGSLGNSSDASRVMKGMRMAGRMGGDRVKLKGLKVVKIFPEKNYILVSGSVPGHIGSIVFIQK, from the coding sequence ATGAAAGGTATTATTGGGAAAAAATTGGGAATGACCAGTATCTATGATCCCTCAGGTAAACAAACAGCCTGCACGATCATTGAGGCAGGTCCATGTGTTGTAACGCAGGTAAAAACATCAGAATCAGACGGTTACAATGCGCTTCAGATCTCTTTCGGCGATAAAAAAGAAAATCGCGTTTCACAACCAGAGAAAAACCACTTCGCCAAAGCTAACACTTCCGCAAAAAAATTCTCAAAAGAGTTCAGAGATTATTCCTTAGAAAAGAATCTTGGTGATACCATTACTGTTGACATCTTCGAAGAAGGTGAAAAAGTAGATGTAGTAGGTACTACAAAAGGTAAAGGTTTCCAGGGTGTTGTAAAACGTCATGGTTTCCACGGGGTAGGAGAGCAGTCGCACGGTCAGCACGATCGTCAGCGTGCTCCCGGTTCTTTGGGTAACTCCTCTGATGCCAGCCGTGTAATGAAAGGTATGCGCATGGCAGGCCGCATGGGTGGCGACCGCGTAAAACTGAAAGGGTTGAAAGTGGTGAAGATCTTCCCGGAAAAAAATTACATCCTGGTGAGCGGTTCAGTACCGGGCCATATCGGTTCTATAGTTTTCATTCAAAAATAA
- the rpsJ gene encoding 30S ribosomal protein S10, producing the protein MSQRIRIKLQSYDHNLVDKSAEKIVKTVRSTGAVVTGPIPLPTHRKIFTVLRSPHVNKKSREQFQLATHKRLLDIYTSSSRTVDALSKLDLPSGVEVEIKA; encoded by the coding sequence ATGTCACAGAGAATCAGAATTAAATTACAGTCTTACGATCACAACCTGGTTGATAAATCAGCAGAGAAAATCGTAAAAACAGTGCGCAGCACTGGTGCAGTTGTTACGGGGCCCATTCCTTTGCCCACTCACCGTAAAATCTTTACGGTTCTTCGTTCTCCTCACGTGAACAAAAAGAGCCGTGAGCAGTTTCAGCTGGCAACGCACAAGAGATTATTGGATATTTATACTTCTTCTTCCCGTACTGTGGATGCGCTTTCCAAGCTGGATCTGCCAAGCGGTGTGGAAGTAGAGATCAAGGCCTAA
- a CDS encoding carboxypeptidase-like regulatory domain-containing protein — protein MKISKIAILFLSICLFTGQASAQYVQPERDDTIRMYPKAVFDTSSAKTALALGKATIKGVAFTRPTDQGFGIKTGKKIYANKITITLFPVTPYLTEYLALKKKENYKKLKFAYVTPAFFHYRLTAVTNSAGEFTFPQMKPGRYYLTGSLPWYQTGTYNKYTGSGYGSYGGRVDYYENRPYRNDYSEPLEKFVEIKSDGEVLEVRLK, from the coding sequence ATGAAAATCAGCAAGATAGCTATTTTATTCCTTAGTATATGCCTGTTCACCGGTCAGGCTTCCGCCCAATATGTTCAGCCGGAGCGGGACGATACCATACGGATGTATCCCAAAGCGGTCTTCGACACCAGCTCGGCAAAAACGGCACTGGCATTGGGGAAAGCCACCATAAAAGGGGTGGCTTTTACCCGCCCTACCGACCAGGGCTTCGGCATCAAGACCGGAAAAAAAATATACGCCAACAAGATCACCATCACGCTTTTCCCGGTAACCCCCTATTTAACGGAATACCTGGCTCTTAAGAAAAAGGAAAATTATAAAAAGCTGAAATTTGCCTATGTAACACCCGCTTTTTTTCATTACCGCCTTACCGCAGTTACCAATAGTGCGGGTGAATTCACATTTCCGCAGATGAAACCGGGCAGGTATTATCTGACGGGGAGTTTGCCGTGGTACCAGACCGGCACCTATAATAAATATACCGGTTCGGGATATGGCTCCTATGGAGGCAGGGTCGATTATTACGAAAACCGGCCGTACCGGAATGATTACAGCGAACCGCTGGAGAAATTTGTAGAAATAAAATCCGACGGGGAAGTCTTAGAGGTCAGGCTCAAATAA
- a CDS encoding phosphatidylinositol-specific phospholipase C/glycerophosphodiester phosphodiesterase family protein gives MVFKGAYTGLKWISGLAIGLLISLSVMAQPAAYTVQNAHSHNDYEQQRPFRAAFEQEFGSIEADVFFVNDDLPVAHNARDIRPERNLKQLYLDPIRQLIRENNGTIYKDPGKKLLLLIDCKTEGKATLDAIIKQLEHYPEITGNKTVRIVITGNQPDKDSLAAYPGFIWFDGDLAYHYKPENLEKVALFSANFRQYSSWNGSGQADAASTKALEAAIRHAHEAGKPIRFWGAPDNTVAWTYFKKLGTDYINTDKIPELARFLREGAR, from the coding sequence ATGGTATTTAAAGGAGCTTATACCGGACTGAAATGGATCTCAGGGCTCGCCATCGGGCTTTTGATCTCCCTGTCGGTTATGGCGCAGCCTGCTGCGTATACGGTTCAGAATGCCCATTCCCATAACGACTATGAGCAGCAGCGCCCGTTCCGGGCAGCTTTTGAGCAGGAATTCGGCTCCATTGAGGCGGACGTGTTCTTTGTTAATGATGACCTGCCTGTAGCACACAATGCACGGGACATCCGCCCGGAGCGCAACCTGAAGCAGCTTTATCTGGATCCGATCCGGCAGCTGATCCGGGAAAATAACGGAACCATCTATAAAGATCCCGGAAAAAAGCTGTTGCTGCTTATAGATTGTAAAACAGAAGGAAAGGCCACGCTGGACGCCATTATAAAACAGCTGGAACATTACCCGGAAATCACCGGGAATAAGACCGTCCGTATCGTGATCACGGGAAACCAGCCCGATAAGGATTCTTTAGCTGCCTATCCCGGGTTTATCTGGTTTGACGGGGACCTGGCCTATCATTATAAGCCGGAAAATCTGGAAAAAGTCGCTTTGTTCAGCGCCAACTTCAGGCAATACAGCTCCTGGAACGGTTCAGGTCAGGCGGACGCTGCATCCACAAAAGCACTTGAGGCGGCTATCCGGCACGCGCATGAGGCAGGAAAACCCATACGTTTCTGGGGCGCGCCCGATAATACGGTGGCCTGGACGTATTTTAAAAAGCTGGGAACAGATTATATCAATACCGATAAGATCCCGGAACTGGCCCGTTTTTTAAGAGAAGGAGCCCGCTGA
- the def gene encoding peptide deformylase, translating into MILPIVAYGNPVLRKVAEDIDPQYPGLASLIDSMWETMYASNGVGLAAPQVNRPIRLFVVDSAQIIENLDEDEKDLYPGDEGIKQTFINAHIKTLEGELWSYNEGCLSIPKIREDVMRNETVTITYQDETFQQHTRTFNGITARVILHEYDHIEGKLFIDYLPSLRKKLIKGKLNDISNGKIKVDYKMSFN; encoded by the coding sequence ATGATATTACCAATCGTTGCCTATGGCAACCCTGTTTTAAGAAAAGTAGCAGAAGACATTGATCCGCAGTACCCTGGGTTAGCATCACTGATCGATTCCATGTGGGAAACCATGTATGCCAGCAATGGGGTAGGACTGGCTGCACCCCAGGTAAACCGCCCCATCCGCCTGTTTGTGGTGGATAGTGCCCAGATCATTGAAAATCTTGATGAGGATGAAAAGGACCTGTACCCCGGAGATGAAGGGATCAAGCAAACCTTTATCAATGCCCATATAAAAACACTCGAAGGGGAGCTCTGGAGCTATAATGAAGGCTGTCTCAGCATTCCCAAGATCCGGGAGGATGTGATGCGTAATGAAACGGTTACCATTACCTACCAGGATGAAACCTTTCAGCAGCATACCCGTACCTTTAACGGCATCACCGCCCGGGTGATCCTTCATGAATACGATCATATTGAGGGGAAGCTGTTTATCGACTACCTGCCTTCGCTCAGAAAAAAGCTGATCAAGGGGAAGCTGAATGATATTTCCAACGGGAAAATAAAGGTGGATTATAAAATGTCTTTTAATTAA
- the ruvX gene encoding Holliday junction resolvase RuvX, whose product MPRILAIDYGLKRTGIAVTDPLQIIATGLTTIESRELIPFLKTYFAQEAVERIIIGEPKNWDDSDTHATPLVRKAIKELKKHFPLVPLETVDERYTSKMAKDAMLEMGLKKMQRRNKALVDEIAATIMLQEYLGRNA is encoded by the coding sequence ATGCCCCGCATACTGGCCATCGACTATGGGTTAAAACGCACCGGCATTGCGGTAACAGATCCTTTGCAGATCATTGCCACAGGGTTAACCACTATCGAGTCACGCGAACTCATCCCGTTCCTCAAAACCTATTTTGCGCAGGAGGCCGTGGAAAGGATCATTATCGGTGAGCCCAAGAACTGGGACGATTCGGATACGCATGCCACGCCGCTTGTACGAAAAGCGATCAAAGAGCTGAAAAAACACTTCCCTTTAGTACCACTTGAAACCGTGGATGAGCGCTATACCTCCAAAATGGCAAAGGATGCTATGCTGGAGATGGGGTTAAAGAAGATGCAGCGGCGGAATAAGGCGCTGGTGGATGAAATTGCCGCGACAATCATGCTGCAGGAATACCTGGGGAGAAATGCCTGA
- a CDS encoding UbiA-like polyprenyltransferase yields MSVTKNYLSLVKFSHTIFAMPFALIGFCLGIRNLDISDQSPNATGIMPTMWNKTIYLFREKGWLFLLVLLCMVFARNAAMSFNRYLDRKYDALNPRTAVREIPAGVLSSKNVLWFTVLNGVLFVVATYFINNICFYLSPVALLVVLGYSYTKRFTALCHLVLGLGLSLAPIGAYLAVTGVFDTLPILFSFAVLFWVSGFDIIYALQDEGFDRSQQLYSIPSVLGGRKALRVSELLHLLSATAVVAAAFKGAFGGLYWAGVAVFIGMLVYQHSIVKASDLRRVNLAFMTANGIASVVFAVFVIADMFVFGR; encoded by the coding sequence ATGTCTGTCACAAAGAATTACCTGAGCCTGGTAAAGTTCTCACACACCATCTTTGCCATGCCCTTTGCCCTCATCGGCTTTTGCCTGGGAATCCGTAACCTCGATATCAGCGATCAATCACCCAACGCCACGGGTATTATGCCAACCATGTGGAACAAGACCATCTATCTTTTCCGGGAAAAAGGCTGGCTCTTTCTGCTGGTGTTATTGTGTATGGTCTTTGCCCGCAATGCGGCAATGTCATTCAACCGGTATCTTGACCGGAAATATGACGCCCTAAATCCGCGTACGGCAGTGCGTGAGATACCGGCAGGGGTCCTTTCATCTAAAAATGTGCTTTGGTTTACGGTGCTTAATGGCGTGCTGTTTGTTGTGGCTACGTACTTTATCAACAATATTTGTTTTTATCTGTCACCGGTGGCCTTGCTGGTGGTGCTGGGGTACAGCTATACCAAACGGTTTACCGCGCTTTGTCACCTGGTGCTCGGCCTGGGCCTTTCGCTGGCACCCATCGGAGCTTACCTGGCTGTAACCGGCGTATTTGACACCCTGCCCATCCTTTTTTCTTTTGCCGTGCTTTTCTGGGTAAGCGGTTTTGACATTATTTATGCTTTACAGGATGAGGGGTTCGACCGTTCCCAGCAACTATATTCCATTCCTTCGGTATTGGGGGGGAGGAAAGCCCTGCGGGTATCTGAGCTGCTGCATTTATTAAGTGCCACTGCTGTTGTTGCGGCTGCCTTCAAGGGTGCCTTTGGCGGACTGTATTGGGCTGGTGTTGCGGTTTTTATCGGTATGCTGGTATATCAGCACAGTATCGTAAAAGCCAGTGACCTCAGGAGAGTGAACCTGGCCTTTATGACCGCTAACGGCATCGCCTCAGTGGTATTCGCTGTTTTTGTAATAGCTGACATGTTTGTGTTTGGAAGATAG
- a CDS encoding RNA methyltransferase — MRKLSMEELGRKSVDEFRRSEKMPIVVVLENIRSAYNVGSVFRTSDAFLVEAIYVTGYSAKPPHKEVRKTALGAEETVRWSHFANAAAAIGVLREEGYRVFAVEQVQDSIKLHQLEWDGQSKIAVVLGNEVVGVEQSTIALCDGCIEIPQLGMKHSLNIATAAGVVLWELVRKSV; from the coding sequence ATGCGTAAACTTAGCATGGAAGAACTGGGCCGGAAATCGGTGGATGAATTCAGGAGATCCGAAAAGATGCCGATTGTGGTGGTGTTGGAAAATATCCGCAGTGCTTATAATGTGGGGAGTGTTTTCCGCACGAGTGATGCTTTTTTGGTGGAAGCAATCTATGTGACCGGTTATTCGGCAAAACCGCCGCATAAGGAGGTCCGGAAAACAGCACTCGGGGCCGAGGAAACGGTCCGCTGGAGCCATTTTGCGAACGCTGCAGCTGCCATCGGTGTTTTGAGGGAGGAAGGATACCGGGTTTTTGCGGTAGAGCAGGTGCAGGACAGCATCAAGCTGCACCAGCTGGAATGGGACGGACAGTCAAAAATTGCGGTGGTCTTGGGGAATGAGGTGGTGGGAGTGGAGCAGTCCACCATCGCCCTGTGCGACGGCTGCATCGAGATCCCGCAACTGGGTATGAAGCATTCGCTGAATATCGCCACCGCAGCCGGAGTGGTTTTATGGGAATTAGTACGAAAAAGTGTTTGA
- a CDS encoding outer membrane beta-barrel protein, producing MKKIMLSALVLAATALGASAQTQKGYYLIGGNIGNISADLQKSGSKFGIGITPKVAWFVQDNLAIGGQVGLGYTTQKNAGNTFTYSIGPLARYYFGDAEMEKVKINAPKPVRFFAEANAGLAGSNYNPKEGASSSTNGFNVGIGPGVAFFLNENIALEALAKYDLTLGFGSTPALNKINVGVGFQIYLPGSKLKALRNDMK from the coding sequence ATGAAGAAAATCATGCTCTCTGCCCTCGTTCTAGCAGCTACGGCTCTCGGAGCCAGTGCGCAAACGCAGAAGGGGTACTATCTGATTGGAGGAAACATTGGAAACATCAGTGCGGATCTTCAAAAAAGCGGTTCAAAGTTTGGAATTGGTATTACCCCCAAGGTTGCCTGGTTTGTGCAGGATAATCTGGCAATTGGTGGTCAGGTTGGGCTGGGATATACCACACAGAAAAATGCCGGTAATACGTTTACCTATAGCATTGGTCCCTTGGCCCGTTACTATTTCGGCGATGCCGAGATGGAAAAAGTGAAGATCAATGCCCCGAAACCGGTACGGTTTTTTGCTGAAGCAAATGCCGGTCTTGCCGGATCCAATTACAATCCCAAAGAAGGCGCATCCTCTTCAACAAATGGTTTTAATGTCGGTATCGGACCAGGTGTGGCGTTCTTTTTAAATGAAAATATAGCCCTTGAAGCACTGGCAAAATATGATTTAACGCTGGGCTTTGGCAGCACACCGGCGCTCAACAAAATAAACGTAGGAGTAGGCTTCCAGATCTACCTTCCCGGTTCAAAATTGAAAGCGCTGCGGAATGATATGAAATAG
- the mutS gene encoding DNA mismatch repair protein MutS, which yields MAKAKNNNPQDTPLMQQHRAIKQKYPDAVLLFRVGDFYETFGQDAVIASQVLGITLTKRNNGAAASLDLAGFPHHSLDTYLHKLVKAGYRVAICDQLEDPKQAKGIVKRGVTEMLTPGTAINDKLLEHNSNNFLAGIHFADNDQFGLAFLDLSTGEFFVAEGDREYADKLLQSFRPAEVVFQRHQQKKYKEYFGSKVYIYTLDEWIFDENYAQEVLLKHFQTHSLKGFGTEEMHQGITAAGAVIHYLKDTEHPNLQHITSIGSIHKNDFLWMDKFTIRNLELAGGPTDQHTLLKVLDNTVSPMGARLLKRWIIFPLIDLHRINERLNVVENLIKDPELRQTLTQAIKACGDIERLVAKIPTKKINPREVLQLARGLQQVALIKEVCLAQTDPYLKRIGDALNPCPVIAEKIFAEIIEQPPATIAKGGVIQNGILDELDELRTISRDGKAYLTQLQVKEAEQTGISSLKVGFNNVFGYYLEVTNVHKSKVPENWIRKQTLANAERYITPELKEYEEKITGAEEKILQLEQQLYDQLLNQLFEYLAPVQANGNLVALLDCLGCFAHNAVQYHYKKPVVHEEASWNVKEGRHPVIERNLPVGESYIHNDLELNKTEQQIIILTGPNMSGKSALLRQTALITLMAHMGSFVPATEAYIPLTDKIFTRVGASDNLSGGESTFMVEMNETASIINNITDKSLVLLDEIGRGTSTYDGISIAWSIAEYLHQSPHQPKTLFATHYHELNELEEKLNRVKNYHVTNKEIGNKIIFLRKLARGGSTHSFGIHVAKMAGMPPALIQRANEILTQLETKHVTDEQAQPSLKEKIKEVNAPKFQLSIFDAHSETFDEIRKALTDIDVNRLTPVEALLKLQEIKEKIK from the coding sequence ATGGCAAAGGCAAAAAATAACAACCCGCAGGACACCCCGCTGATGCAGCAGCACCGGGCGATCAAACAAAAATACCCGGATGCCGTTCTTCTGTTCCGTGTGGGGGATTTTTATGAGACCTTCGGTCAGGATGCCGTTATTGCCTCACAGGTACTGGGTATCACCCTTACAAAAAGAAATAACGGGGCAGCGGCCTCACTGGACCTTGCCGGTTTTCCTCACCATTCACTGGACACCTACCTGCACAAGCTGGTAAAGGCCGGTTACCGGGTAGCGATCTGCGATCAGCTGGAAGACCCCAAACAGGCAAAGGGTATTGTAAAAAGAGGGGTGACCGAAATGCTGACCCCGGGTACGGCGATCAATGACAAATTACTGGAGCATAACAGCAATAATTTCCTGGCAGGGATCCATTTCGCCGATAATGACCAGTTTGGTCTCGCCTTTCTCGATTTATCAACGGGGGAATTCTTTGTTGCCGAGGGCGACCGGGAATATGCCGATAAACTGTTGCAGAGTTTCCGGCCCGCAGAAGTGGTGTTCCAGCGTCATCAGCAAAAAAAATACAAGGAATACTTTGGCAGCAAGGTTTATATCTATACCCTGGACGAATGGATCTTTGATGAGAATTATGCACAGGAGGTGCTGCTGAAACACTTCCAGACCCACTCCCTAAAGGGCTTTGGGACGGAGGAAATGCACCAGGGTATTACAGCGGCAGGCGCCGTCATCCACTACCTGAAAGATACAGAACATCCCAACCTGCAACACATCACCTCGATCGGCAGCATTCATAAAAATGATTTTTTGTGGATGGATAAGTTCACCATCCGCAACCTGGAACTGGCGGGCGGGCCGACGGATCAGCATACGTTGCTGAAGGTCCTGGACAATACCGTTTCGCCCATGGGTGCCCGCCTGCTGAAACGGTGGATCATCTTCCCCCTGATCGACCTTCACAGGATCAATGAACGGCTGAACGTGGTAGAGAACCTGATCAAGGACCCGGAACTGCGCCAGACATTAACACAGGCGATTAAAGCCTGTGGTGATATTGAACGGCTGGTGGCAAAGATTCCTACCAAAAAGATCAATCCCCGGGAAGTACTGCAGCTTGCAAGGGGACTACAGCAGGTGGCCCTAATCAAAGAGGTCTGCCTGGCACAAACGGATCCCTATCTGAAACGGATAGGCGATGCCTTAAATCCCTGCCCGGTCATTGCAGAAAAAATATTCGCCGAGATCATTGAGCAGCCACCGGCTACCATCGCCAAAGGCGGAGTGATCCAGAACGGTATACTGGATGAGCTGGATGAGCTGCGGACCATCTCCCGGGACGGAAAGGCCTATCTGACCCAATTGCAGGTAAAAGAAGCTGAACAGACCGGTATCAGCTCCCTTAAGGTGGGCTTTAATAATGTATTCGGCTACTACCTGGAAGTGACCAATGTACATAAGAGCAAAGTGCCCGAAAACTGGATCCGGAAACAGACCCTGGCCAATGCCGAGCGTTATATCACACCCGAATTAAAGGAATACGAAGAAAAGATAACCGGCGCGGAAGAAAAGATCTTACAGCTCGAGCAGCAACTGTACGACCAGCTGCTCAACCAGTTGTTTGAATACCTGGCTCCTGTTCAGGCCAATGGTAACCTGGTGGCCCTACTCGATTGTCTGGGATGCTTTGCCCACAACGCTGTTCAATACCATTATAAAAAGCCGGTTGTTCATGAAGAAGCCTCCTGGAACGTGAAGGAAGGGCGGCATCCTGTAATAGAACGGAACCTCCCGGTGGGTGAGAGCTATATACACAACGACCTGGAACTGAATAAGACCGAACAGCAGATTATTATCCTCACCGGACCAAATATGAGTGGTAAATCGGCACTGCTGCGGCAAACCGCCCTTATCACCCTTATGGCGCATATGGGCAGCTTTGTTCCGGCCACGGAAGCCTATATTCCGCTTACCGACAAGATCTTTACCCGCGTAGGTGCCTCCGATAATCTGAGCGGCGGGGAAAGTACCTTCATGGTGGAGATGAACGAAACCGCTTCGATCATCAACAATATCACCGACAAAAGCCTGGTATTGCTGGATGAAATCGGAAGAGGTACTTCCACCTACGATGGGATCTCCATTGCCTGGAGCATTGCAGAATACCTGCACCAGTCGCCGCATCAGCCGAAAACACTGTTTGCAACGCATTATCATGAGCTCAATGAACTGGAAGAAAAGCTGAACAGGGTAAAGAATTATCATGTCACCAACAAGGAGATCGGCAATAAGATCATATTTCTGCGCAAACTTGCCCGTGGCGGAAGCACCCACAGCTTTGGCATCCATGTAGCCAAAATGGCCGGTATGCCCCCGGCCCTTATCCAGCGCGCCAACGAAATACTCACGCAGCTGGAGACCAAACATGTAACGGACGAGCAGGCACAGCCTTCCCTCAAAGAAAAAATAAAGGAGGTGAACGCCCCGAAGTTCCAGCTGTCGATTTTTGATGCCCACAGCGAAACCTTTGATGAAATACGGAAGGCGCTTACGGATATCGACGTCAACCGTCTTACCCCTGTAGAAGCACTGTTGAAATTACAGGAGATCAAGGAAAAGATCAAATAG
- a CDS encoding TlpA family protein disulfide reductase: MKRNYLLLFSLLSTAILFGQQNSVIVHGKIEQLSNNHYIRFGFDGVKIPVNKDGSFEYRDTISDSRYTQIWSGNSSIAYAIWLQPGTYTITCKETEFPDAAGNKLIALLGKIIDGPQDSKLYDGLIERLYEKTDTSFTEVKKQQKITRYMDSVLLRDPHHFLAPSLIAQSYSYVDNAEIQKYIGLLDEKQQRHEAIIAIKDDFKRKEKLTGEKQFYDFSMTTIDNTGFKLSDIKNKKLILIDIGYRTCPGCRAGHPTLTRLYKKYAGKGFEIISVSLDKRKEDWLATIKEDRMEQWINVSDLKGFDSELAKYYNLKWVPFRVLLNKDRKLVKILSSVPTEDDIEAFL; the protein is encoded by the coding sequence ATGAAAAGAAATTATCTGCTTCTATTCTCACTATTAAGCACTGCTATACTGTTTGGTCAGCAAAATAGCGTCATTGTGCATGGAAAAATTGAGCAACTATCTAACAACCATTATATAAGGTTTGGCTTCGACGGAGTGAAAATTCCGGTCAACAAGGATGGCTCCTTCGAATACCGGGACACCATCAGTGATTCCAGATATACTCAAATCTGGTCCGGGAATAGCAGTATCGCTTATGCAATCTGGTTACAGCCCGGAACTTATACGATTACCTGTAAAGAAACAGAATTCCCCGATGCTGCAGGCAACAAGCTGATTGCGCTTTTGGGCAAAATAATTGATGGTCCGCAGGATTCAAAGTTGTATGACGGATTGATAGAGCGACTTTATGAAAAGACAGACACATCCTTTACTGAAGTGAAAAAACAACAAAAAATAACCCGGTATATGGATAGCGTGTTGCTCCGTGACCCGCATCATTTTCTGGCACCCTCCCTTATTGCCCAATCCTACTCCTATGTAGATAACGCGGAAATCCAAAAGTATATCGGTCTACTTGATGAAAAACAACAACGGCATGAAGCAATTATAGCGATAAAGGATGACTTTAAAAGAAAGGAAAAACTAACCGGCGAAAAACAGTTTTACGATTTTTCCATGACAACGATTGACAATACCGGTTTTAAACTCTCCGACATCAAAAACAAAAAGCTGATCCTGATCGATATCGGCTACCGGACCTGCCCCGGGTGCCGGGCCGGACATCCAACGCTTACCAGGCTTTATAAAAAATATGCCGGCAAAGGCTTTGAGATCATATCGGTATCTCTTGATAAACGCAAAGAAGATTGGCTGGCAACCATCAAAGAGGATCGAATGGAACAATGGATCAATGTATCAGATCTAAAAGGCTTTGATTCGGAACTAGCAAAATATTATAATCTTAAATGGGTCCCTTTCCGAGTTTTGTTAAATAAGGACAGGAAGCTTGTAAAAATATTGAGCTCAGTGCCCACAGAGGACGACATCGAGGCTTTTCTTTGA
- the bshB1 gene encoding bacillithiol biosynthesis deacetylase BshB1 yields MKLDILAIGVHPDDVELCCAGTLLKEIQSGKKAGIIDLTQGELGTRGTKETRYKEAADAAAIMGVSIRENLRMRDGFFRNDEDHQLQLIKVIRRYQPDIILGNVLEDRHPDHGRAGHLINDACFLSGLSKIETTDDDGTPQQKWRPSYFFQYMQDWYHEPDVLIDITPVIDVKMKAIEAYRTQFYTGSAAPDDPEPQTYISTPDFRESILARSRMLGKRIGVKHAEGLMTNKIIGMENLSSVILNET; encoded by the coding sequence ATGAAATTAGACATACTTGCAATTGGCGTGCACCCGGATGATGTAGAGCTCTGCTGTGCCGGAACATTACTGAAGGAGATCCAATCCGGTAAAAAAGCCGGTATCATCGACCTCACCCAGGGAGAACTGGGCACCAGGGGCACCAAAGAAACCCGTTATAAGGAAGCAGCTGATGCCGCGGCAATTATGGGTGTGAGCATACGGGAAAACCTCCGGATGCGCGACGGGTTCTTCCGTAACGACGAAGATCACCAGTTGCAGCTGATCAAAGTGATCCGCCGGTACCAGCCGGATATCATCCTGGGTAATGTGCTGGAAGACCGCCATCCGGACCACGGACGTGCCGGGCACCTGATCAACGACGCCTGCTTTTTATCCGGCCTGTCTAAAATCGAAACCACAGACGATGATGGCACCCCGCAGCAAAAATGGAGACCCTCCTATTTTTTTCAGTACATGCAGGACTGGTATCACGAACCCGATGTGCTGATTGACATTACACCTGTTATTGATGTTAAAATGAAGGCCATAGAAGCCTACCGCACACAGTTTTATACAGGCAGCGCAGCCCCCGACGACCCGGAGCCGCAGACCTATATCTCCACACCGGATTTCCGGGAAAGTATCCTGGCCCGGAGCCGGATGCTGGGCAAAAGGATCGGGGTGAAGCACGCTGAAGGCCTGATGACCAATAAGATCATCGGGATGGAGAACCTTTCTTCGGTGATCCTTAACGAGACCTGA